A single region of the Denticeps clupeoides chromosome 18, fDenClu1.1, whole genome shotgun sequence genome encodes:
- the LOC114767904 gene encoding protocadherin alpha-C2-like isoform X1 — protein sequence MAVAVRCSNTREYVPLSFHLIVFLLSGLTNAQIRYTISEELEIGTAVGDIVRDLGLELRKLSTRRIRISSDHRRYFNIDHKSGKLVLSDRLDRETLCDFSGPCLLSVEVVVENPLEVHNVDLEVLDTNDNAPQFPRDEYQLEVLESAPPGSRFSIEEAQDADDTSNSVRLYRLSPNEHLALDSNKPPTGGKHIELVLKKPLDREQAAALQLILTAMDGGTPSRTGTAKINVRVLDSNDNAPVFDSSVYKVKLWENSPAGTLVIKLNATDRDEGTNGEVYYSFSSYTPEKVRQMFSMDSDSGDIRVKSNVDYEETSTYEMYIQAMDRGPGAVAVHCKVVVEVLDVNDNPPEIVLTSLSSPVREDARADTVVALISVNDRDSGQNKQVTLDIVPPNLPFKMKSSRNHYTLVTSAFLDREAVPSYNATVTAVDGGTPSLSSQITVRIDVADVNDNPPRFEQTSYTVYVTENNAPSAALCIIKASDPDANENARITYTVLSDNNHGISVASYVSVKPNTGEVYALRSFDFEKLREFHFQIKAQDGGVPHLSRVATVYVYVMDQNDHTPRFVYPAPNGTRPTETVLRNAEAGMLVMRLVAWDGDAGENAWLTYTLEHPVDLDLFKVHEHNGEIRITRRIVEDNSTLFSLTVLVRDHGMPPLSATATVNVAILELPPKVTPDPKRVMRPPGIPLSGMTLYLIVALSATTFVFLVTVMVIIIVQCHAYCSQPGTCLCSPCCSTNKKPQESVGKGGGSGGGSGGGGNSVGNQQQQQQSGQNAGARRDLKVEPRYIEVRGNGSLTKTYCYKTCLTATSGSDTFMFYNTGRPLSGTWGSERFFTGHSGQFVRRLSMPDATAIQPKAPNADWRYSASLRAGMQSSVHMEESSVMQGAQGVLVQNWPTVSSAADGEGGEVSPPVGAGMDSNSWHFRYGPGGPPQHLKPGEVPPEAFIIPGSPAIISIRQGQDGGDDKSDFITFGKKEEAKKKKKKKKEKKDKKEKGRDDDE from the exons ATGGCTGTTGCGGTGAGATGTAGCAACACAAGGGAGTATGTGCCTCTTTCTTTCCATTTGATCGTTTTTTTACTGAGTGGCCTTACAAATGCACAAATTCGCTACACCATATCAGAAGAGCTGGAAATCGGGACTGCTGTTGGGGACATTGTTAGGGACTTGGGGCTGGAGCTGAGGAAGCTCTCCACCCGGAGGATCCGTATTTCCTCTGACCACAGAAGGTACTTCAACATAGATCACAAGAGCGGCAAGCTGGTACTGAGCGACAGGCTTGACCGTGAGACGCTGTGCGACTTCAGTGGTCCCTGCCTGCTCAGCGTCGAGGTGGTCGTCGAAAACCCCCTCGAAGTGCACAACGTTGACCTGGAGGTACTGGACACAAACGACAACGCACCGCAGTTCCCGCGGGACGAATACCAGCTGGAGGTTCTCGAATCCGCGCCCCCCGGCTCTCGGTTTTCCATTGAGGAGGCTCAGGACGCGGACGACACTTCGAATTCCGTGCGCCTGTACCGCCTCAGTCCCAACGAGCACCTGGCGCTGGACTCCAACAAGCCTCCCACAGGTGGAAAGCACATTGAACTCGTTTTAAAAAAGCCCCTGGACCGAGAGCAGGCGGCAGCCCTTCAGCTGATTCTAACAGCGATGGACGGGGGCACGCCCTCCCGCACTGGCACAGCTAAAATCAACGTGCGCGTTTTGGACTCCAATGACAATGCGCCCGTGTTCGACAGCTCTGTGTACAAAGTAAAACTGTGGGAGAACTCGCCTGCGGGCACGCTGGTCATCAAATTGAACGCAACAGACAGAGACGAAGGCACAAATGGGGAGGTGTACTATTCCTTCAGCAGCTACACCCCGGAAAAAGTCCGCCAGATGTTCTCCATGGATTCAGACAGTGGTGATATCAGGGTCAAAAGCAACGTTGATTATGAGGAGACCAGCACTTATGAGATGTACATCCAGGCTATGGACAGAGGCCCTGGGGCAGTAGCAGTGCACTGTAAAGTTGTAGTGGAGGTTCTAGACGTGAATGATAATCCTCCAGAGATAGTGCTGACCTCCTTGTCCAGTCCGGTAAGGGAGGACGCACGGGCAGACACGGTAGTGGCTCTGATAAGTGTGAACGACCGTGACTCAGGCCAAAACAAACAGGTCACTTTAGACATTGTACCACCGAACCTCCCATTCAAGATGAAATCCTCTCGAAACCATTATACCTTAGTCACCTCTGCCTTTCTGGACCGGGAAGCAGTGCCATCGTATAACGCCACGGTGACAGCCGTTGATGGAGGCACTCCGTCCCTCTCCTCACAAATAACAGTGCGCATAGATGTGGCAGACGTGAATGACAACCCACCACGCTTTGAGCAAACGTCTTACACCGTTTATGTCACTGAGAACAATGCACCAAGTGCTGCTCTGTGCATTATCAAGGCCTCAGATCCTGACGCCAATGAAAATGCACGCATCACTTACACAGTCCTCAGTGACAACAACCATGGAATTTCAGTTGCATCATATGTATCTGTCAAACCCAACACTGGGGAGGTGTATGCCTTACGCTCCTTTGACTTTGAGAAGTTGCGCGAGTTCCACTTCCAGATTAAAGCCCAAGATGGTGGGGTTCCCCATCTGAGCCGTGTGGCCACAGTCTATGTCTATGTCATGGACCAGAATGACCACACACCCCGTTTTGTTTACCCAGCACCCAATGGCACCCGGCCAACAGAGACAGTGTTGAGAAATGCTGAGGCGGGGATGCTGGTGATGCGTCTCGTGGCTTGGGATGGGGATGCTGGGGAGAATGCCTGGCTCACTTACACACTGGAGCACCCAGTGGACCTAGACCTCTTCAAGGTGCATGAGCACAATGGGGAGATCCGCATCACACGACGGATTGTAGAGGACAACTCCACCCTTTTTAGCTTGACTGTGCTGGTGCGAGACCATGGCATGCCCCCACTATCGGCTACCGCCACTGTGAATGTGGCCATTTTGGAGCTGCCACCCAAAGTTACCCCTGACCCCAAGCGCGTCATGCGGCCACCTGGTATACCACTATCAGGTATGACCCTCTACCTGATTGTGGCTCTGAGTGCCACCACCTTTGTCTTCTTGGTGACTGTCATGGTTATTATCATTGTACAGTGCCATGCCTACTGCAGTCAACCAGGGACCTGCTTGTGCTCGCCCTGCTGCAGCACAAATAAGAAGCCCCAGGAGAGTGTTGGGAAAGGGGGAGGGAGTGGAGGTGGATCAGGAGGAGGAGGCAATAGTGTGGGcaaccaacagcagcaacagcagtcTGGTCAAAATGCTGGTGCCCGCCGGGACCTGAAAGTGGAGCCTCGCTACATTGAGGTGCGAGGTAATGGCTCGCTTACCAAGACTTACTGCTACAAGACATGTCTGACTGCCACATCTGGCAGTGACACGTTCATGTTCTACAACACGGGACGGCCCCTGAGTGGCACCTGGGGATCTGAACGCTTCTTCACGGGACACAGTGGTCAGTTTGTGCGCCGGCTCAGCATGCCTGATGCCACCGCCATTCAG CCCAAAGCTCCTAATGCAGACTGGAGATACTCAGCCTCCCTCCGGGCGGGGATGCAAAG CTCAGTCCACATGGAAGAGTCATCTGTAATGCAGGGTGCCCAGGGAGTTCTAGTTCAGAACTGGCCCACCGTGTCCAGTGCAGCTG ATGGTGAGGGCGGAGAGGTATCTCCTCCTGTGGGTGCAGGCATGGACAGTAACAGCTGGCACTTTCGCTATGGACCGGGTGGTCCTCCCCAGCATCTGAAGCCGGGTGAGGTGCCGCCCGAGGCGTTCATCATCCCGGGCTCACCTGCCATCATCTCCATCCGCCAAGGCCAAGATGGTGGCGATGACAAGAGTGATTTCATCACCTTTGGAAAGAAAGAGGAggccaagaagaagaaaaagaagaagaaggaaaagaaagacaaGAAGGAGAAAGGAAGGGATGATGATGAATAG